The following are encoded together in the Equus quagga isolate Etosha38 chromosome 15, UCLA_HA_Equagga_1.0, whole genome shotgun sequence genome:
- the DEFB110 gene encoding beta-defensin 110, whose product MKIHLFFFILLFWVTILPAKKRYPQYGSLDLRRECRRGNGRCKIQCPENEIRIAYCMRPATHCCLQK is encoded by the exons ATGAagattcatctctttttctttattctgctcTTTTGGGTCACTATTTTACCAG CCAAAAAGAGATATCCCCAGTATGGTAGCTTGGATTTGAGGAGAGAGTGCAGAAGGGGTAATGGCCGATGTAAAATTCAGTGccctgaaaatgaaattaggatTGCTTACTGCATGAGACCTGCAACTCATTGCTGCTTGCAGAAGTAA